CGCGCCGGCTTGATCCGCACCGAAGCGATCCTCGATGATGCGCCGCACAGCGCGCGCCTCGGCGCGGCGGATCGGCATCGTCGATTGCCGCCCGTCCAGCCCGTCGCGCGGATTGCCCATCGACTTGAAATGCACGACATAGAGCGAGAACGGCCGACCACCGATCAGAAGATCGAGTTCCAGGCAGTCGCGTTTGAAGATTTTGTCGTCGACGCGGTTGGTAAGCGCCAGCTCCTCGTCGAAGAGATCGAGATCGCGATAGGTCGTCATCGCATGGCTTCTTATACCCCTGAGCTCGATCTTCTGGCCGTCGCGCGTTTCCTCGCGCATCAGCACGGCGACATCGATGCCGCGGCTGTCATTACCCTCCACCAGATATTTCTGCCGGTAGCCGTTTCCGACCATGCGGAAGAGATAACCATATTCGAAGGCTTGAAGGGCGGCCATATTATCGATTTCCTGCAGGCAGAGGATATCGGCATCCGCATCGGCGATCGCCAACGCCGTCATCTGCCTGGTGTCGTCGGTGGCGGCGATCACCCGCGCCTGCTCAAGCTGCTGATAGACACCCTCGCTCGACACCTCGAAAAGCTTGATGACGCGGTCCTGGCGTAGCTGGTTGCGAAAGCCGGTGAAATCGAAACGGGTCAGGAGATTTTCGACATTGAAGGTGGCGAGGCGAAGCGACATGGCAGGAGTCCGGTTGCGAGCAGTACCTTAACCGGCAATCGCCGCAGGAAAAGGTGGCGCGGCCAAGAAAGTTGCGGACAAATGCCCTCTGCGCCTAGATATGGCTGGGCGGGCTTGAGGTGGCGGAGTCGTGAGGTTGGCTCGGCGCGCTATTGGAACTGCTCGATGAGCTCCCGTTGCTCGAACTGCCATGTAATTCACTTGGCTTAAACGTTCGGGTTTTCCATTCGCCATCCCGTTTCTGCGGCTGTAAAGATGGGCATCCCTGAAGCACGCTCGCGGCACTCAAAAGAACCGCCGAAAGCACGAAAACGGATCGAATACGCCTTACTTGAACTGGAATGCGAGTATGGTCCCTCAATAAACTGATTATCGCGGGGGTTTTGCTTAGTCCATTGCGTTCGTAATAACTTAGCCGTTTGCTTTACATCATGGATGGCTAGATCGAATTCGGAAGAGATATTCAATTTTTTGGCGATTCGTAAGAAGATAACCGCGATTTTCAATCTTATATTGCCGATCTTCAACTGGCTCACCGTAAAAGTCGAGACTTCCTCCATCAAGCCGCCACCCGGCGCGGATGACGACGCGCACCGCTTCACCGGGCAAGAGAGCCACGCGGCTGAAAGCGCGCAGCGTCTGGCCGTTGCCGAGCGTGAGTTTGACGGCATAGCGCTCGCCTTCGAACAGCACGGTTTCGACAACTGCCGGAGCCCCCTCGCCGCCGATGATCACATCCTCCGGCCGCACCAGGATATCGGCGCCATCGGTATTGGCCGCCTGCAGTGCATCCTGCAGCTCGTCCCACTCCAGATGGCGTTCGCTTCCCATGACCGGCAGCGTAAGGACGGCCCCTCGCCCGATCAGCCCTCCGACAACATGCCCCTCCGGCCGTGCGTAGATCTCGGCCGGCGGCGCCACCTGCAGCAGGCGGCCTTCGGACATCACGGCGACGTCGGTTGCCAGCGCCATCGCCTCGCTCTGGTCGTGGGTGACGTAGATCATTGTCGCGCCGGAGCGCTGGTGAAACTCGCGAAAAGTCTCCTCCATCTCCTGTTTCAGATGCTGGTCGAGATTGGCGAAGAGACCGTTTGATGATCCTCGCTTGGAATTAATTGAAAGCGTAAGCTAACGCGAGCGCTTCACGCAGGCGTGAACGCCCGGCCATTGCCATCGAGCCGCTTTGCGGTACGTCAATCATTTTTCGATGAAGGAGGAGTTTCAATGGAATATCGTTCGCTCGGCCGTTCCGGCCTGAAGATCTCCACATTGACCATGGGCACAATGACCTTCGGCGGCGTCGGATGGGCGAAGACCGTCGGTGACCTCGGCGTCTCGGAGGCGCGCAAGATGATCGATATGTGCATCGATGCCGGCATCAACCTGATCGACACCGCCAATGCTTATTCCAATGGTGAATGCGAAAACATCATCGGCGATGTGCTCTCCGGCAAACGGCCGCAAGGCGTGCTGCTGGCCACCAAGGCCCGTTTCGGCATGGGTGACGGCCCGAACGATCAGGGCCTGTCGCGCTACCACCTGATCAGGGAATGCGAAGCGAGCCTCAAACGCCTGAAGACCGATGTCATCGACCTCTACCAGGTGCATGAATGGGACGGCCAGACGCCGCTCGAAGAGACGATGGAAGCCCTCGACACCCTGATCAAGCAGGGCAAGGTGCGTTACGTCGGCTGCTCGAACTATTCCGGCTGGCACATCATGAAGGCGCTTGGCATTGCCAACGAGCACCGCTACCAGCGCTTCGTCAGCCAGCAGATCCATTATACGCTGGAAGCCCGCGACGCCGAATACGAGTTGCTGCCGATCGCAATCGACCAGGGCCTCGGCGTGCTGGTCTGGAGCCCGCTTGCCGGCGGCCTGCTTTCCGGCAAGCATCGCCGCAACCAGGCTGCTCCCGAAGGCACGCGCCAGTTCGCCGGCTGGACCGAACCGCCGATCCGCGACGAAAACCGCCTCTGGAATATTGTCGAGACGCTGGTCGCGATCGGCGAGGAACGTGGCGTCTCAGCCGCCCAGGTGGCGCTCGCATGGCTGATCGGCCGCAAGGCAGTGACCTCGGTCATCATCGGCGGCCGCACCGACGCCCAGTTCCGCGACAACATCGCCGCCGCCGAACTGACGCTCACGGGCGAGGAGCGCAAGCGCCTCGACGCCGTCAGCCTGCCGCCGGTGATCTATCCCTATTGGCATCAGCTGAACACGGTCAGCGACAGGCTCGGTGAAGCCGATCTCGAGCTTTTCGGCCCGCATCTTCAGCGATAGGCGATCATGACGGCGCCGTGGTCGACCGCGTCGGCTACGGCAAGAGCGAAACGGCGAACGAAGGCTGGACGACGATCTTCTGATTGGCGCTGGCTGGCTGCTCCCCCTTCTCCCCACCGGGGAGAAGGGGGCCCGAAGGGTCGGATGAGGGGGCCACACGGCGGGCCTTTGCTTGCCTTCGCTTGCGCTCGGCGCATTCGCGGCGTTCGCCGCTCACCCCCTCATCTGCCTGCCGGCATCTTCTCCCCAGCTCGCGCGCACGCCACGCCCACCCTCGCCGCAACCTGCAGCGATCAGCCGCCGATCTCGGCCGCAATCAGCGCGCCCAGGCGACCGATGCCGTCCTCGATCATCTGCTCGTTGGCGCACGAGAAGCTGACGCGGAAGGTGTTGGCGCCCGAACCATCGGCGAAGAAGGCCTTGCCGGGCACGAAGGCGACCTTGGCGGTTTCGAGCGATTTCGCCAACAGCTTGGCGCCGTCCATGCCTTCCTGCAGTGTGATCCAGATGAACATGCCGCCTTCCGGCTTCGTCCAGCTGGTGCCCTTGGGCATATATTTCTCGAGCGCCGCCAGCATGCAGTCGCGGCGACGGCTGTAGGTGGCCTTGATCTTGGCGACCTGGGCATCGAAGCCGCGCTCGGCGACATCGGCAATTGCCATCTGGTTGATCGTCGAAGAATGCAGGTCGGCCGCCTGCTTCATCAGCACCAGCTTGCGGATGACGGGGGCATTTGCGACGACGAAGCCGACGCGAAGGCCGGGCGCCAGCGTCTTCGAGAAGCTGCCGCAATAGATCGTGCGCGTATCGTTGATATGCCCCTTCTCGGCGATCTCCAGCGCCAGGATCGGCGGGATCGGGTCGCCGTCGTAACGCAACGACTGATAGGCGGCGTCTTCGATGACGGCGATCTCAAGTTCTTCGGCCAGCGCCAAAACCTTCCGGCGGCCATCGAGATCGACCGTTTCGCCGGTCGGGTTGGAGAAGTCGGCGGAGAGATAGGCGAACTTCACCTTCCCGCCGGCTGCCGCTGCGGCCGCGCGGTAGGAGTCCGGCGTTCGGTTGCCGTTCGGCGTTAGCTGGTCGTAGGCCGGCTCATAGGCGTTGAAGGCCTGCAGCGCGCCAAGATAGGTCGGCCATGTCACCAGCGCGGTATCGTTCGGCGACAGGAACAACTTGCCGAGATAATCGAGGCCCTGCTGCGAGCCGGAGACGATGAAGACATTGTCGAGTTCGCAGGGAATGCCGAGATCGGCCATCTGCCGGACCAGCCATTCGCGCAGCGGCTTGTAACCCTCGCTGACCGAATATTGCAGCGCCGAATTGACGGCAGCGCCATCGAAGATGTCGGCATAGGCCTGCTTAAATTCCTGATCGGGAAACAGCGCCGGATCCGGAATGCCGCCAGCAAAGGAAATGATATCGGGCCGGTCGAGAAGCTTCAGGAGCTCGCGGATCTCGGATGCGCGCATGCGCGACGAGCGCGACGCAAACATGGTGTCCCAGTTCAGCATGGGGTTTCCTCGTATTTTCTATTCCCTGCAGCAGACCATGCCGGGGAATTTATGTCAACAATACTGACCTATTTTCTTGTCATGGTGACATGTTGGAATCTTATATTTAAAAGCCTTTGATGTTCGGGATTTCACTTGATGTAGCCGCCATCCGACGTCGAAGGCATCGGTTG
This Rhizobium sp. NZLR1 DNA region includes the following protein-coding sequences:
- a CDS encoding endonuclease/exonuclease/phosphatase family protein, which translates into the protein MSLRLATFNVENLLTRFDFTGFRNQLRQDRVIKLFEVSSEGVYQQLEQARVIAATDDTRQMTALAIADADADILCLQEIDNMAALQAFEYGYLFRMVGNGYRQKYLVEGNDSRGIDVAVLMREETRDGQKIELRGIRSHAMTTYRDLDLFDEELALTNRVDDKIFKRDCLELDLLIGGRPFSLYVVHFKSMGNPRDGLDGRQSTMPIRRAEARAVRRIIEDRFGADQAGARSFAICGDMNDYQERVDVIGRRGAGYRFEHHDEAESALDVFSHDGFAENVVRRREPLDRWTLYHARGPQEQWLCQLDYLWLSPDLAAHNAGRLPEIVRSGQPYRTIFPPGQEVERYPRTGWDRPKASDHCPVVMTLDLP
- a CDS encoding PLP-dependent aminotransferase family protein; its protein translation is MLNWDTMFASRSSRMRASEIRELLKLLDRPDIISFAGGIPDPALFPDQEFKQAYADIFDGAAVNSALQYSVSEGYKPLREWLVRQMADLGIPCELDNVFIVSGSQQGLDYLGKLFLSPNDTALVTWPTYLGALQAFNAYEPAYDQLTPNGNRTPDSYRAAAAAAGGKVKFAYLSADFSNPTGETVDLDGRRKVLALAEELEIAVIEDAAYQSLRYDGDPIPPILALEIAEKGHINDTRTIYCGSFSKTLAPGLRVGFVVANAPVIRKLVLMKQAADLHSSTINQMAIADVAERGFDAQVAKIKATYSRRRDCMLAALEKYMPKGTSWTKPEGGMFIWITLQEGMDGAKLLAKSLETAKVAFVPGKAFFADGSGANTFRVSFSCANEQMIEDGIGRLGALIAAEIGG
- a CDS encoding aldo/keto reductase yields the protein MEYRSLGRSGLKISTLTMGTMTFGGVGWAKTVGDLGVSEARKMIDMCIDAGINLIDTANAYSNGECENIIGDVLSGKRPQGVLLATKARFGMGDGPNDQGLSRYHLIRECEASLKRLKTDVIDLYQVHEWDGQTPLEETMEALDTLIKQGKVRYVGCSNYSGWHIMKALGIANEHRYQRFVSQQIHYTLEARDAEYELLPIAIDQGLGVLVWSPLAGGLLSGKHRRNQAAPEGTRQFAGWTEPPIRDENRLWNIVETLVAIGEERGVSAAQVALAWLIGRKAVTSVIIGGRTDAQFRDNIAAAELTLTGEERKRLDAVSLPPVIYPYWHQLNTVSDRLGEADLELFGPHLQR